In Vicingus serpentipes, the DNA window ACAATACTAGTGGTGTTATTGTTATTACCATAAGAGATAAATCAAAAGACAAATTAATTGAAAACAATCCTTTAAAATCTATCATTGAATCAGCAAATAGCCCTATAGGAAGTTTGTATGGGAATCTATTCCAAATCCAAGATTATAATTTGGATGATATGCTCCAATACTTGAGTGCTGATTTATCTCACCCTATTGATGTGATTGATTTTGAATTAGAAAGTAACAACAACCAGATATCATTGAGTTGGCATTTAACAAAAAAAGAAAAGACCAATGTCTTAAATTCAATTCACTCAAAAAACAACCAAAAATCGATTGTTAGACTAGCAAAATTATTAGAAGAATAAAAATTAAAACTTCTTAATAATTAACCAAGTCAATTAACGCCTCTTCAAACCTTTGCTTTGGTAAAAAGTTTTCTTCTAATTGATTAATAAAAGGGTTTGGTGTATCCAAACTTGCTACTCTTTTTACTGGAGCATCTAAATACTCAAAGCAATTATCGGTAATTAACGCACTTATTTCCCCTCCTATTCCATTAAACATTGTTGCTTCATGTAATATAATTGCTCTATTCGTTTTCTTTACTGAGTTATATATTGTTTCTGTATCTAAAGGCACCAAGGTTCTTAAATCAATTAAATCAGCATTAATTTCTGGATGGTTTTTCAAAATTTCCAAAGCCCAATGCACCCCCATTCCATAAGTTACGATAGTAACATCTTCTCCCTCTTTCAATACTTTTGCTTTTCCGATTTCTAATGTATAATAATCATCTGGAACTTCCTCTGTAATACTTCTATATAAAGCTTTGTGCTCAAAATACATCACTGGATTTGGGTCTTCAAAAGAAGCTATTAATAATCCTTTTGCATCATAAGGAAAAGCTGGGTAAACTACTTTTAAACCTGGAGTTTGTGTAAACCAAGCTTCATTACATTGCGAGTGAAACGGACCTGCAGCAACGCCACCACCTGTTGGCATACGAACTACAACATCTGCATTTTGTCCCCAACGGTAATGAATTTTAGCCAAATTATTACATACTTGTGTAATTCCTTCACTCACAAAGTCAGCAAATTGCATTTCAACCATTGCTTTATCGCCATTAATTGCCAATCCTAAACCTGCTCCCAAAATAGCTGATTCACATAACGGTGTATTTCTTACTCTATCTTTTCCAAACTTCTCTACAAAACCATCAGTAATTTTAAAAACTCCTCCATAGTCAGCAATGTCTTGCCCCATCAAAACAAGATTATCATACTTTTCCATACTCTGACGCAATCCATCAGAAATAGCATCAATTAATCTTTTTTCTGTTTTATTAGTTGTTGCTGGTTTTGTTTCATTATAAGTATATGGAGCATAAACATCTGCTAGCTCAGTTTCTGTAGATGCGATAATAGGCTCTTCAGCATAAGCTCTTTCAAGCTCATCATTAATTTCTTGTTTAATTGACGCTTTAATTTCTTCAGCTTGTGCCTCAGTTAATACTTTTTCAGCAATCAAAAACTCTTCATAATTAGTTGTTGGATCTTTCTTTTGCCATTCATCCATTAATTCTTGAGGAACATATTTAGTTCCTGAAGCTTCTTCATGACCTCTCATTCTAAAAGTCATACATTCTACCAAAACAGGTCTTGGCTTTTTACGAATAGATTCCGCAATTTGACTTATTTTATAGTAAACATCAAGGATGTCGTTACCTTCAATCAATTCTGTCTCCATCCCATAACCGATTCCTTTATCGATAAAGTTTTTACATCTAAATTGCTCATTAGAAGGAGTAGATAATCCATACCCATTATTTTCGATCACAAAAATTACAGGTAATTGCCATACTGCAGCAGTGTTTAATGCCTCATGAAAATCACCTTCACTTGCTCCTCCGTCTCCTGAAAAAACTAAAGTAGCTTTGTTGTTTTTCTTTAACAAGTTACTTAGTGCTATTCCATCAGCGACACCAAGTTGTGGACCTAAATGTGAAATCATTCCTACAATATTATATTCATTTGTTCCAAAATGAAAAGAACGATCTCTACCTTTAGTAAAACCACTCATCTTTCCTTGAAACTGAGTGAATAATCTAAATAATGGAATTTCTCTAGCGGTAAACACACCTAAATTACGGTGCATAGGCAAAATATATTCATCTTTATTTAAAGCTAAAGTTGCACCTACCGAAACTGCTTCTTGGCCAATACCAGAAAACCATTTACTAATTCTACCTTGTCGAAGAAGTATTAACATTTTCTCTTCAATTAAACGAGGTTTAATTAAAGCTTTATAGATATCCAACAATTCATTGTCAGTGTATTTTCTTCGATTATACTTTATAGTCATAACACATTATTTAAGGCCTCAAATTTAATTGATTTTAGTTAACTTTGACTAGAGAATTTTTATTTATAATACTTTAAATTGGAAACACAAGAAATATATGTCATATTATTAATTGCCTTATCAGTGAGTTATATTGCTTATCGATCATTTAAAAAAGCAAATAATCATAATTGTGATAAGTGTGGACTGAAGGATAAGCCTAGTTCTAAGCTTTAATTATTGGCTTCTTATATGAATATAGATTTCTCACATTTAATTTCATTAGCTAAAAAACTTGGCATTAGTTTTTTAGTTTTTACCTTTTGTCGCTTCTCTTTTTACTTTTTCAATTCCTCATTTTTTAATGATGGTTTTCCTATAGATGCTTTTTATTATGGACTAAGGTTTGATTGGGTTGCTATATCTTACCTTTTTTCACCTTTTATTCTGTTATCAATTCTTCCTTTTGGTATTAGATATAATAAAAGTTATAAAATAGTAATTAAACTATTGTTTCACATAGCAAATACTATAGGTGTGATTTTTAATTTAATTGATTTAGGTTATTATCAATTTGCTTTAAAACGAACAACTGCTGATTTTTTTAGATTTGTGTCAACTAATGATGATACTCTAAAATTACTACCTCAATATTTAGCTGATTTTTGGTATGCCTTTGTATTACTTATTATTCTTATTTCTTTTACTGAGTTTTTATACCGTAAAAGTGAATCACCTTCAATTTTAGTTGAAAAATCAACAAAAAACGCTATCGCTCAATTATTATTTTTTATAGGTATTTGTGGGTTAACTGCAATTGGGTTTAGAGGAGGTCTGCAACTAAAACCTCTAGACATTATAAATGCAGCAAACAACACCTCACCTCAGAACGTTCCTTTAGTTTTAAACACTCCTTTTTGTATTATTAAAACAGTATTAAACGATCAATTACCCGTAACTGATTTTTTTACCCCAGCTGAATTACCTAAAATTTATAGTCCAGCTATAAAACTTAATGATGATGGGCTATTTAAAAATAAAAATGTTGTTCTCATTATTTTAGAAAGTTTTGCTAAAGAATATGTAGGTTATTTTAATAATGGATCTGGTTTTACCCCTTTTTTAGATTCTTTAATTAATGAAAGTTATGCATTTACAAATGCTTATTCAAATGGAAGTAAATCTATAGAAGCTTTACCCTCAATTTTGGCAGGAATACCACCATTAATGAATACGCCTTATGTAATTTCGAATTACTCTAACAATAAAATTGATGCTCTTCCAAGCATTTTAAAGAATAACGGCTACAATACTTCTTTTTACCATGGAGGTTCTAATGGTACTATGGGGTTTAATGGTTTCACTAAAATTGCTGGTGTAGATAATTACTTTGGAATGGATGAATATCCAAATAAAGAAAAAGACTATGATGGTCATTGGGGTATTTTTGATGAGCCCTATCTTCAATACTTTAGCAATCAATTAAACAAAACGAAAGAACCTTTTTTTAGTGCTGTTTTTACGTTATCATCTCATCACCCATATTCTATACCTAAAAAATATGAAAATAAATTTCCTGTTGGTATATTAGATGCTCATGAAACAATCGGTTATACTGATTATTCTTTAAGAGAATTTTTTAATAACTCTAAAAAAAGTGAATGGTTTAAAAATACGCTATTTGTTTTTACCGCCGACCATTCAGTTAGCTCTTTAAATCCTGAATACGGAACATTAATTGGAAGATTTGCAATACCTCTATTTATTTATGATCCATCTTCCACTTTAAAGGGAGTTGATACAAATTATTTCCAACATTGTGATATAACTCCTACTGTTTTAAGTTTGTTAGGGATAAATTCTAAAATTATATCTTTCGGATTGCCTTTGAACAAAAGTGATAGATTTGTTGTTGGCTTTTCTAGAAACACGTTTTATTTACTGAAAAATGATTATCTTTTGTTATTCGACAGTGAAAACACAACTGGATTATACAATTATGCTTCAGATAAATTGTTAGCTAGGAATTTATTAAATGATGATAAATACAACAACATTAAAGTTAAACTTGAAAAAGAGCTGAAAGCAATAATTCAACAACATAACAACCGCTTAATTGATAACAAACTTTCTATTAGTAACATTAAATGAGTGAGCAAAAAAAAATACTATTTATTGTAAATCCCATTTCTGGGACTGGAAAGCAAAAAAATATAGTTTCGTTAATTGATTCATACTTAGATAAAAATAAATTTAATTCAACGATTCAATTTACAGCTCATGCTGGACACGCTAAAGAAATAGTTAAAAATGAGCATCCTAACTTTGATATTATTGTTGCGGTTGGAGGAGATGGAACAGTACATGAAGTAGGCACCTCTCTTATAAATACAAACTGTATACTAGGTATAATCCCTACAGGTTCTGGTAATGGATTGGCAAGACATTTAAAAATTTCCATGAAAATTGCTGAAGCTATAAAGCAACTCAACAATCATAAAACAAAAAAAATAGATACTATACTTTTAAACAAACAACCTTTCCTTGGAGCTGCTGGATTGGGGTTTGATGCTCATGTAGCATGGAAATTTGATGAAGCTCCCACCAGAGGCTTATTAACCTATTTAAAAATATCTGTAAAAGAATACTTTAGATATAAACCACAAGAATATAAACTGATATTTAAAGATAAAACAGTTACAACGAAAGATTTACTAATTACAATATCAAATTCAAATCAATATGGTAATAATGCTTTTATCTCACCAAACTCTGAATTGGATGATGGATTTGTTAGATTGATAGGACTTAAACCATTTCCTCTTTATATTGCACCAATCCTAGCCTATAAACTATTTAATAAAAAAATACTATCAAGTAAGTATGTAACTGAATACAAAACAAACCAAGTAGAAATTCAATCTCCAAGCCCTGAAATGCACATGGATGGAGAGCCAGTTAAACATCACGAAATAATACAAATTGAAGTTAATCCAAAATCATTAAACGTAATAAGCAATGAGTAAAAAAAATAGAGTAAACATTGTCTATTCTACCAATCAAAACTTTGATTATGAAGAAGAAATTGAAGAAGTTGAAACTCTTGAAAATAATAAACAAGAATTAAAAGTGTTTGTAGATAGAAAACAACGTAAAGGAAAGGCTGTTACAATAATTAGTAACTTCATAGGGTCTACAGATGATCTAAATGACCTTAGTAAAACTTTAAAATCAAAATGTGGTGTAGGTGGAAGTTGTAAAGATGGTGAAATTCTAATTCAAGGTGAATTAAAAGAAAAAGTTTATGATTTGTTAGTAAATTTAGGTTTTACTAAAACTAAAAAAATTGGTGGTTGATATCAAAAGTTATTGACTTACATTTGCTTAATTGAAAAAACTCAAAAAAAATATAACAACTAAAATCTTATTGATACTATTCATTTTAGTATCAAATTCTCTATTTAGTCAAAGTTTCGACTTTAAGAATTATAACGTTGAGGATGGTTTATCTCAATCTGAAGTAAATGTTATTTTTCAAGATTCAAGGGGTTATTTATGGATAGGTACTTCAGGTGGTGGTGTTTGTCAATTTGACGGCATTACTTTTACCCAATATTCAGAGAAAGATGGCTTATCTGGCGATATGATAAGAGCTATCACAGAAGACCATGATGGCAACCTCTGGTTTGCTTCAACTCTTGGTGGTATCACTAAGTATAATGGAAGAAAATTTACTATCTACAATGAAAGTGATAATCTATTATATTCATCAGGATTTAACACTCTTTTTACCGACGATAAAAATAGAATTTGGATTGGTAGTAATTTCGGACTATCAATTTATGAGGATGGATATTTTAAAAACTTTGAAAATAATGCCTTATTAAGTGCTGAAATATACCAAATCACAACTGACTCTAAAAACAACACTTTATTAGCAACCAATAAAGGTCTGGTTATTCTTAGTAAAAAAGACACCCTACTTATTAATACTTCAAATGGACTTCCCTCTGATGAAATTAAATATGTAATTGAAGATAAAGATGGCAACTATCTAATCGGAACAAAAAATAAAGGTGCAATTAAACTTTTATCTGGTAGTGTTGATGAAAAACAAAACTTTGAATTTACTTCACTTCCAATCCCTAACGACATTAGTATTACATCTATTTTAATCGATAATGATAATGAAATATGGTTTTCATCTAATGAAAATGGTGTCTATTTACTTCACTCTAATTTTCAAGTTACAAATATCACTAAAAAGAATGGCTTAAAAAACAACCACATTTCTAATTTGTTGAAGGATAGGTCTGGAAATGTTTGGTTAGGAACTAGTGGGTCTGGATTAATTAAGTTAGGTACAAAAGCATTCACATATTATGACAATATAAATGGTTTTGACTCTCCTGCAATTTTTAGCATTATTAGAGATGATAACAATCATTTATGGGTAACAACTGGTGACGATGGTATATTTGAACACAATGGTTTAAAAACAATTCATTACAATAAAAACAATTCTCTTCCCAGTAATAAAGTAAGGTCATCTACTAAAGACAACAAAGGTAATTTATGGTTTGCAACAAACGGTGGATTAATAAAATATAAAGATGGTATATTTAAAAAATACACTAAAGAACAAGGATTACCTTCAAATGAAATAAGGTCAGTTTTTTTTGATTCTAAAAATAGGTTATGGATAGGAACAAATGGATCAGGAATAGTTTTATTTGAGAATAATATTTTTAAAACATACAACACAAAGAATTGTGAATTATCTCATGACTACATTCATACAATTTATGAAGATTCACAAAAAAACATCTGGATTGGAACAGGACTTGGTGTAAATAAGTTCTCAAATAATAAGTTTACTACTTATTCAAACTCTAAAGGATTCTGTAACTATTATATTGGTAGTATAACTGAAGATAAATATGGGAAATTATGGTTTGGTACTGATAGATGCATAGTTAGATATGATGGAATTGACTTTAAACCTGTAACTATAGATAATGGACTATCTTCTAACGTCATATACTTCTTACATACAGACTTAAAAGGTAATATTTGGGTTGGAACAAACAAAGGTCTAGATAAAATCACGTTAAATAGTTATGGACAAATTGATAGAATTAAAAATTACGGTGCTCTCGAAGGTTTTAAAGGAATTGAATGCAATAGCAGAGCAATATATGAAGATAAAAAGGGTATACTATGGATTGGAACTATAGCTGGCTTAATTAGCTTCAACCCTGCTGAAGATAAATCAAATGTTTTTGAACCAATTATCCACTTAAATAAAGTAAAACTATTTTTTGAAGATGTAAATTGGTTAAAATACACAAAAGACTATAAATCATGGAATAACCTCCCTAATGATTTGGTTTTAGATAATAATGAAAATCACTTAACTTTTGAATTTTCTGGAATAAACTTAACTCATCCTGAATATGTTCAATACAGTTTTAAACTTGAGCCATTAGATAAAGATTGGTTTCCAAGTACAAAAAAAACTTCTGCGACCTACTCTAATCTTCCTCCTGGCGAGTACAAGTTTCTTGTAAAAGCAAGAAATAATGAAGGAATCTGGACTCAAGAAGCTGCTTCATTTGAATTTACAATTACTTCCCCTTTATGGCAAACATGGTGGTTTTATTTGATCATATTTACCATAATAGGTTATATCTTATTTAAAGTAACAACCTTTAAAGAAAAACGTCAAATTGAAATTAGTAAAGAATTAGAGAAAAAAGTTAGAGAAAGAACCATTTTAATAGAGAAGCAACGCGATGAAAAAGAAATTTTATTGAAAGAAATTCATCACCGTGTAAAAAACAATCTTCAAGTAATTAATAGCTTACTTAGTATTCAGTCTAGTTATACTAATGACTCCAAATCGTTAGCTTTATTTGACGAAGCAAAAAATCGTATACGCTCTATGGCATTGATTCATGAAAAAATGTATCAAACTGGCGATTTAGCCCATATTGATTTTCAAGATTATATTTTAGCATTGACTGACGACTTAATTCGAACCTACTCGATAAATACTGATATTTTTCTAGACATAAAAATTGATGAAGTTAAATTTGATATCGATACAATAATACCAATTGGTTTATTATTGAATGAAATTATTTCTAACACGCTTAAATATGCTTTTATTGATAGAGCAAAAGGAAAAATAATTATTCATTTAACCCAAATTGACGATAATACATTCTCCCTTGTTGCTGGAGATGATGGAGTTGGTATGGAATCACATATTCTAGAACAAGAAGATGTATCCTTAGGGATGGAATTGATTAAAATATTTGTTGAACAACTAGATGGAACCATAGAAAGGTTAGAACAAAAAGGTACTGTTTACCAAATTGACTTTAAGTCAAGAAAAAAAAGCTAGTTTAACACATTGTTGTTTATAAACTCCAAAAGCTTATCATTAAAAATCAAGGTTATTAAAGCATATTTACAACTTAGTATAAATACTAATGTTTGAATGCTTAAAATTAAAAAGACATACCTTTTTTTATTTAGTTTATTGCTAGCAAGCTCTTTTCTTATAGCCCAAGAAGAAAGTAGTTACACTACTGAATTTAACAACCTCACAACATCAATTTACTTTAAATCGCTATTAAAAATATCTGATTTAAATACTCCTAACCCAACTAAAGAGCAATCTAACAAGCTACAAATAGATTCATTAAATGGTGATTCCATTTTAAAAACATTAGAAAATAATTTTTCACTAACTTATAACTCTAAGGTTCAAGAATATATTAATCTTTATTCAAACGGTAAAAACATTCACTTTCTAAATTATTTAATCAACTACTACTCCCCTAACCTCATAACATTATTAAACAAAAACAATCTACCAACTGAATTTCTGTTAATCCCAGCTATATGCTCTGGTTTTAATCCTAATTCGATGAATAATTTTGGTGGAACTGGTTTTTGGCACTTAAACTACCCTCAAGCACTAAAATATGGATTAGCTGTAAATGAATATGTAGACGAAAGAAAAGACATTAACAAATCTAGCGAGGCAGCTCTAAAATACTTAACCCATTTAAATTCACTGTATAACAATTGGGAGCTTACTCTAGCAGCTTATAGTTCTGGATCAGGTAATATAAATAATTTATTAAATAGACATAACGCTTCTACATATCAAGAAATTTATCCTTATTTAAATACCAATACTAGAGATATCGTTCCTGCTTTACAAGCAATGATTTATTGCTATGCTCAAAACAATAGTAATGGAAATAAAATAGAACCTAAATTAGACGTTGACACCTTTTACATTGAACATCAACTGCAATTTAAAGCAATTGAAGATGTTGCAAAAATTAACACTAAAGAATTATTTTTTTATAATCCAACCCTAAACAAAGCTGTTTTCCCTGCTAGTTTTGAAGCTGTTTTCCCAAAAAGTAAAATGGATAAATTTTACCAATTATGTGATAGTATTTATTACTATCAAGACTCCGTTTTATTAAAACCAATTGAAAAACCACAAACTGAACAATTTGTTATTCCTACAGGAAGCGAACCTATTACATATACTGTCAAGTCTGGTGATGTTTTAGGTGTTATTGCTGAAAAATATGATGTTAGAGTCAGCCAATTACAAGATTGGAATAATATTTCAGGAACTCGAATTGATATTGGTCAAAAACTACTTATCTACTCTAAAGCAAATGCTCCAAGTAGAGTAAAAGAAACAAAAGCGCCAGAGCCAGTTTATAACGAGAAAAACGATAAAGTTGAAGACATTGAACCTTCAAATGAAGACTATATTACTTACACTGTTAAATCAGGCGATAACCTATGGGTAATTGCAAAAAAGTATTCAGGAATTTCTGCTCAAAACATTATGGATTTAAATGGTATTGATGGCAATTTAGATGTTGGACAAGTTTTAAAGATTAAGAAAAAATAGTGGATAACAATAAGCAAATAAAACCCATCTTCAGCCTGCTCTTTACAGTTATTGTGATGATTCTTCTTGCTGGGATAATGGCTATTTTCCCAAAAGATGGGATTCAGATTGGATCCACCAAAATTGAATTTCCAACGTTTAATCAATTTTTCGCTCATCAAAATACAACTGCTGATAGTTTAGCCGATGTACAAAAAGACTTAATTGAATTATTTGATTCTACAGTTATTGTTAGTGAAATAGATTCAACTCTTATCAAATATCGCCTAGATTCTTTATCAAATTACAGAAAAAGTATACAGCTGGCAGACAATGCAAAACCTGCCCTACACCGTTTCTTTGATGCCTTGGATAATGCGCAAAACAAAAAAGTAAGAATTATGCATTATGGTGATTCTCAAATTGAAGCTGACCGTATTACTTCAGTTTTAAGAAATGAACTACAAGTTAAATTTGGTGGCTATGGAGTTGGATTATTTGATGTAATACAAGTAGCTCCTAAAATGAGCGTAAATATTGAATTTTCTGAAAACTGGAAACGATTCCCAGGCTTTGGACGAAAAGATTCTTCTGTTACGCATAACAAATATGGACCGTTAATGGCTTTTAGCAGATATACAGACATTCCTTCAACAACTATTATTCCTGATTCTGTGCAACACAACGCGTGGATAACATTAAAAAAACCAAGAGCATCTTATAGTAAAACAAAAACTCACCATCTTTTAAAAGTAATATTAAGCAATAGCTATAAGCCGGTTCATTATGATATTATTGCAGATGGAGCCATTTTAAAAAGTGGTACAATATCAGCAAACACTCCATTTCAAGTACTTTCAACTACATTTAGCAATACTCCTGAAGAAATATCTATTATGTTTAGCGGTGCGGATAGCCCTGATATTTATGGGATTTCACTCGAAGGAAACAATGGTGTTGTTGTAGATAATATTCCTTTAAGAGGTTCGTCTGGAACAATTTTTACCAAACAAAATCAAACGTTATTGAGCAATAGTTTTGCTAACCTCTCTCCTAACTTAATTATTATGGAGTTTGGAGGAAATGTTGTTCCATATATAAAAGACGAAAAAGGATGCAAAGAATTTGGTAATTGGTTTAAATCTCAGATATACTTTATGAAAAAATTAAACCCAAATGCTGCTTTTATTGTAATCGGGCCAGGAGACATGTCGATTAAAGAAGGAACTGAATTTGTTACTTACCCATACTTAGAAGGTGTTAGAGATGCTTTAAAAGAAGCTTCTATTTCTTCTGGTTGTATGTTTTGGGATATGTATGAAGTAATGGGAGGAAAAAACTCTATGCCTACATGGGTTAATGCAGACCCATCTTTAGCAGCATCTGATTATATACACTTTAGTCCAAAAGGAGCTAAAAAAATTGCTGTTGAGTTTACAAATAAACTTATTAAGATGTACGAGAATTATAAAAATCCAAGCGTACCATTAGAAGAAATAAAAGAGGAAAAAGACACTACAACTGTAAATGCAAAATAAAAAAATATACATATTATCACTATTTCTATTCGCTTTTACAGTTGTTAAAAGTCAGTCTAACCCCCAGTTAACAGAAGAGTATAGCTTTGTTAATTACGATTCTAATGTAGTTTACTTTTATAACGATAGTTCAAACTTTAACACACTATTCAGTAAGCTAGACACGTTGATTTTTAACGGTAAAGGCAAAGTAAACTTAATGCAAATCGGCGGGTCACACATTCAGGCAGATATTTGGTCGAACCAATTGAGAACTAACTTCCAACAACTTTCTCCTAACCTTAATGGTGGTAGAGGTTTTATTTTCCCTTACCGATTAGCGAAAACTAACGGACCATATTACGCTAAAATAGATTATACTGGCGAATGGAATGGTTATCGAAATTCAGTTAGTAAACATCATTCTACTTGGGGAGTCTCGGGAGTCACAGCAACGACTTTAGACAGTTCTTCAACCTTAAAAATTACTTTTAGAGGTGACGACACACCTTATTATGACTTTAACAGCATTAAGGTATTTCACGATTTAGACTCTACTAGCTTTTGTTTAGAATTGATTTCTGATACTTGCGCGTCTATTGAAATAAACCATGAAATTGGTTACACAGAATTTAAATTCAACACACATCAAGACTCATTGGAATTTAACATATACAGAACCGACAGCAATCAAACACATTTTAACCTATACGGTTTAAGTCTTGATAATGATGATGCAGGTATTGTTTACAATTCAATTGGAGTAAACGGAGCAAGTACCTCAAGCTATTTAAAATGTGAATTATTTACTCAGCATTTACAAGCTATTCAGCCCGATTTAGTGATTTTTTGTATAGGTATTAATGATGCTTACGATCCTGACTTTTGTACCTATTGCTATGAAGAAAACTACGATACACTAGTTAGCTGGATAAAATCAGTAAACCCTAACTGTGAATTTTTATTTGTAACCAACAATGATAGCTACTACAAAAGAAGATACCCAAACAAAAGAGTATATGAAGCAAAAGAAACGATGATTAAACTAGCTAAAAAGCACAATGCTGGCTTATGGGATATGTTTGAAGTTATGGGTGGCTTAGGTTCTATAAAAACATGGGAGCAAAACAAATTTGCAAAAAGAGATAAAATACACTTAACTAGTGATGGTTATAAATTGATGGGAGACTTAATGTTTTCTGCAATTATGAAAGAATACGACAAACATTTGAAAGCAATTCAAAATACAAAAGATTGAAAATAGAAGCTGTTATATATGACATGGATGGAGTAATTATCGATTCAGAACCATTTTGGAGAGAAGCAATAATACTTACATTTAAAACTGTGGGATTAAATTTTACAGAAGACATGTGCCGTGAAACTATGGGAATGCGATTAATTGAAGTAATTGAATATTGGCACGAAAAGTTGGGTTGGGAAGGAAAAACAATTGCACAAGTTGAAGAAGAATTGCTAGCAACTGTATCTGAATTAATACTTCAAAAAGCAGACGCTATTAATGGTGTTTATCAATCACTTAATTCTTTTAAAGAAAGAGGTTTGAAGCTAGCTTTAGCTTCTTCTTCAGCAAGTAGTTTAATAAAAACAGTGCTTAACAAATTAGAGTTAAACAATTATTTTGATGTAGTAAACTCCGCTGAGAATTTACCTTACGGAAAACCACATCCAATGATATTTATAAATACAGCAAACGATTTAGGGGTTAAACCAACCAACTGTTTAGTTATAGAAGATTCATTTAATGGTTTATTGGCTGCAAAAGCTGCTTTAATGAAAACGATTGTTGTTCCTGAAAAAGAGAACCAAAACAATCCAAACTTTAATATAGCCGATTTTA includes these proteins:
- a CDS encoding alpha-ketoacid dehydrogenase subunit alpha/beta, with the protein product MTIKYNRRKYTDNELLDIYKALIKPRLIEEKMLILLRQGRISKWFSGIGQEAVSVGATLALNKDEYILPMHRNLGVFTAREIPLFRLFTQFQGKMSGFTKGRDRSFHFGTNEYNIVGMISHLGPQLGVADGIALSNLLKKNNKATLVFSGDGGASEGDFHEALNTAAVWQLPVIFVIENNGYGLSTPSNEQFRCKNFIDKGIGYGMETELIEGNDILDVYYKISQIAESIRKKPRPVLVECMTFRMRGHEEASGTKYVPQELMDEWQKKDPTTNYEEFLIAEKVLTEAQAEEIKASIKQEINDELERAYAEEPIIASTETELADVYAPYTYNETKPATTNKTEKRLIDAISDGLRQSMEKYDNLVLMGQDIADYGGVFKITDGFVEKFGKDRVRNTPLCESAILGAGLGLAINGDKAMVEMQFADFVSEGITQVCNNLAKIHYRWGQNADVVVRMPTGGGVAAGPFHSQCNEAWFTQTPGLKVVYPAFPYDAKGLLIASFEDPNPVMYFEHKALYRSITEEVPDDYYTLEIGKAKVLKEGEDVTIVTYGMGVHWALEILKNHPEINADLIDLRTLVPLDTETIYNSVKKTNRAIILHEATMFNGIGGEISALITDNCFEYLDAPVKRVASLDTPNPFINQLEENFLPKQRFEEALIDLVNY
- a CDS encoding LTA synthase family protein — protein: MNIDFSHLISLAKKLGISFLVFTFCRFSFYFFNSSFFNDGFPIDAFYYGLRFDWVAISYLFSPFILLSILPFGIRYNKSYKIVIKLLFHIANTIGVIFNLIDLGYYQFALKRTTADFFRFVSTNDDTLKLLPQYLADFWYAFVLLIILISFTEFLYRKSESPSILVEKSTKNAIAQLLFFIGICGLTAIGFRGGLQLKPLDIINAANNTSPQNVPLVLNTPFCIIKTVLNDQLPVTDFFTPAELPKIYSPAIKLNDDGLFKNKNVVLIILESFAKEYVGYFNNGSGFTPFLDSLINESYAFTNAYSNGSKSIEALPSILAGIPPLMNTPYVISNYSNNKIDALPSILKNNGYNTSFYHGGSNGTMGFNGFTKIAGVDNYFGMDEYPNKEKDYDGHWGIFDEPYLQYFSNQLNKTKEPFFSAVFTLSSHHPYSIPKKYENKFPVGILDAHETIGYTDYSLREFFNNSKKSEWFKNTLFVFTADHSVSSLNPEYGTLIGRFAIPLFIYDPSSTLKGVDTNYFQHCDITPTVLSLLGINSKIISFGLPLNKSDRFVVGFSRNTFYLLKNDYLLLFDSENTTGLYNYASDKLLARNLLNDDKYNNIKVKLEKELKAIIQQHNNRLIDNKLSISNIK
- a CDS encoding diacylglycerol/lipid kinase family protein, with amino-acid sequence MSEQKKILFIVNPISGTGKQKNIVSLIDSYLDKNKFNSTIQFTAHAGHAKEIVKNEHPNFDIIVAVGGDGTVHEVGTSLINTNCILGIIPTGSGNGLARHLKISMKIAEAIKQLNNHKTKKIDTILLNKQPFLGAAGLGFDAHVAWKFDEAPTRGLLTYLKISVKEYFRYKPQEYKLIFKDKTVTTKDLLITISNSNQYGNNAFISPNSELDDGFVRLIGLKPFPLYIAPILAYKLFNKKILSSKYVTEYKTNQVEIQSPSPEMHMDGEPVKHHEIIQIEVNPKSLNVISNE
- a CDS encoding translation initiation factor yields the protein MSKKNRVNIVYSTNQNFDYEEEIEEVETLENNKQELKVFVDRKQRKGKAVTIISNFIGSTDDLNDLSKTLKSKCGVGGSCKDGEILIQGELKEKVYDLLVNLGFTKTKKIGG